In the Flagellimonas sp. HMM57 genome, one interval contains:
- the recR gene encoding recombination mediator RecR codes for MEFSSKLLENAVYEMSQLPGIGKRTALRLVLHLLNQPEERTNMLSDALVSLRNQIIFCKNCHNISDTELCEICASPKRDETVVCVVEDIRDVMAIENTSQYQGLYHVLGGKISPMEGVGPQNLNINSLIARVKEKNVKELIFALSPTMEGDTTNFYIYKQLEGLGVITSTIARGIAVGDELEYADEVTLGRSILNRVPFESSIKAS; via the coding sequence ATGGAGTTTTCATCAAAACTTTTAGAGAATGCTGTTTACGAAATGTCCCAATTGCCGGGCATAGGCAAAAGGACTGCCCTTAGACTTGTACTTCATCTTTTAAATCAGCCGGAGGAGAGAACCAATATGTTGTCAGATGCTTTGGTAAGCCTAAGGAACCAAATCATTTTTTGCAAAAATTGCCATAATATATCGGATACGGAACTATGCGAAATATGTGCAAGCCCTAAACGTGATGAGACCGTAGTCTGTGTTGTGGAAGATATTAGGGATGTAATGGCCATAGAAAATACATCGCAGTACCAAGGACTGTATCATGTATTAGGAGGTAAAATCTCTCCAATGGAAGGCGTAGGCCCACAAAACCTGAACATCAATTCATTGATTGCAAGGGTCAAGGAAAAGAACGTGAAAGAACTCATTTTTGCACTTAGTCCTACTATGGAAGGAGATACCACAAATTTTTATATCTATAAACAATTGGAGGGTCTGGGTGTAATTACGTCCACCATAGCACGGGGAATAGCCGTTGGTGATGAGCTGGAATATGCAGATGAGGTTACACTGGGAAGAAGTATTTTGAACAGAGTACCTTTTGAAAGTTCCATAAAAGCAAGTTAA
- a CDS encoding CoA-binding protein encodes MVKTLVFGVSLNPSRYSNIAIRRLVENKIETMAFGLREGSVSNVPIKNTLNSFKNLDTITLYLNPNRQKEYYKSILALNPRRVIFNPGTENPEFQNILEEAGIEVEVACTLVLLATGQY; translated from the coding sequence ATGGTTAAGACTCTGGTTTTTGGGGTATCGTTAAACCCAAGTAGGTATAGTAACATTGCAATTCGTAGATTGGTGGAAAATAAAATAGAAACCATGGCATTTGGGCTAAGAGAAGGCAGTGTCTCCAATGTGCCGATAAAAAATACGCTTAATAGTTTTAAAAACCTCGACACCATAACGCTTTACCTTAACCCAAATAGGCAAAAAGAGTATTATAAAAGTATACTCGCTTTAAACCCAAGGCGGGTTATTTTTAATCCCGGGACAGAGAATCCAGAGTTTCAAAATATTCTTGAAGAAGCAGGTATTGAAGTTGAGGTTGCTTGCACTTTGGTATTATTGGCTACGGGTCAATATTGA